The genomic region TCAATGTATTTTTCAGAGTTAACGTTGTCAGATGTAAAAAGTAAGACATGCATCTCCAAAAATTTCAGAGCCAGCAACTTTATCCCAACTGGACCAGGCTACAAATTTAAATCAAAGAAACATCGATTGCACATGATTAGCAAGTTGGAAATATAAAGTcactataaaattaaataattctcAAAAgacagaaataaataatttattataagagTAGCAAAAGTTAGGGAAAACAAATGAGCATAAATATGTATACAACTACGAAACAGATATCACTACTCAAAACAACAACATTTAGACCCACACCAAAACAATCCCCCCGGGAGCAGGAACACCCAagggtaaaaaataaaataagggatgGAAATAGCAGTTTTTTCACCTAGTCATGTCTCAAAAGCACAATCTCCTACACAAATTCTCAGAGCCAATTGCTCACATCAAGGAATAAAGTTAAGAGCCTTATGCATCTCCTGCTGATTGTTAGATGCATAAAGAATGCCTCAGGATATGTATTTTAGCACACAACTTTTCTCTAGGATCCTTCACCACCTCAAGATAAAACATTGAATTATTTGTTTAACTCTCATTTGATAATTGTTAAGGAAAAAATACCCATCAAATTGTTAAGGAAAAAATACCCAAACTTATGCTTTGTCATTTTGATCACATATTACATAGAAATAAAAAGCTTTCTAACACAGTTTCTCCTGTGAACATGGACATAAATGAAACCTAATGCCCAGTAACTTTTTCTTACTGTTATTTGATTACATTAAGAAGCTACTCACTCAAAAGCTACTCTTTTTTTCATGTCCACCTGTGTACTGTCTTTCTTCGAGAGAAAGGAAGAGAAAGAGAGAGACTCAtccaataatattaaattaatgaaGGCCACCAGAACACAAGTGTTGCTTGATAAATCAATAACAATCTTCAATTAGTTGGAAACTTGGTTTCATCATTCATTCATGGCACCAATCCCTCAAATTCTACATAAAACTCACCAAACATGTTAACTAGTTACAACCTACTTAATGGTTCTATCAACATGTTCAAAAAGAAGTATCACTTTATTATATTGCCATGTAATTTAGCTAAATTATACCTATGCTGTTTTCTGTAATTCCCGTTAGATGTAGTTAAAACCTACTTTAATTGttctatcaatttttttttttaaaagtatcaTTCTATTACACTGCCATGTGTTTTACCTAAATCGTCCTTTAAGCCATTTTTTTAGTTCTTGTTAGATGTAAAATCACTATTAAAAGATATATCTTTCTTTTTAGGAAAATCAGCCAAATCTATTTAGTATTATacattttcatccacaaaccaaaTACTTTCCCTAGAATTATTTCAACACTGAATTGTCAGCAGTTAAGATTTCAATTTATAAAACAGTACCTAACTTGGTCAAAATAGTCTAGCATTGAAACTTAACCCATATAAGTTTAGTGTTTGGAAAGCCAAAGTAAAATGTCATACCTGCAATGCAATGGAAAACACACCTTCCTTGAATCTAACCATCCACATCCATAGTTCTTGAAGCCACTGATCAACTTTACCGTGCTGCTGAAACTATAATTTCCAAGAAAAAATTTATGCATGGGtaagaaaacaaaatattttgACACAGACACCATCGTTAAGTGATTAACATCTTATATGCACTCAATCAGAAAACAGCAACTAAGAGACAACAGCAATACTCAATGCTATAAAGCACATTTGTTCAAAATCTAAAGGCACTGCGCTCCAATTGTACATGGAGGCATAAAACATCATTTACCAATAAGAAAAGAATCAGCAAAAAACATGTACATTTGAACTAAATCATTACTTAAAAAGGTAGCAGCTAACCTGTAATGTCAGTTCTTCCAAAACACTGCAGAAGAAATTTATGCCACAAACAATGGATTGTTTCACAACATTGGAGTCAACATCCCTCAAAAACGTTACTAAAACCGGTACAAGTACAGTCGAATGCTCTATTGATTTTAATCCAATATCTTCAATTATCCTGCCAACCGTTGATAAAAAgcaaaaaagaaaagcaaaacaaaacaaaacaaaagtccAGCTACAATATTAGGAACCTAGCAACATATGAAGAGAGaacaaatacaaaaaaaaaaaaaaaagatcagtAAATTTTATAAACGCAACACGAAATATTTCCCAAAAATGCAGCTCATTAATCTCACAAATATCAAAACTAAGAAGCGAAGAAGTTAAGCATACAGCAGCAgcatataaaataacataaacatacaaaattggaaagaattagggtttgaaacTCACTCGACAAGAAATCCCCTAACGAGGCTATGAGGAGAACGCTGGAGGTCGGAAAGGTAGGGGAAGAGTTCGGCGGCGGAAGAAGAATCGAGAGAGGAAAGAATGTCCTTGGCCTGTTTAAGAGACGAAAGCTTCACCGCCAAATCAGAGTGGTTGAGCGCGGCAGTGAGCAGAGAAAGGGCTTGGTCCCTAGAATCAGCAACGTTCATGGCTATCGGCTTCTCCCCACGAGATTTTTGATCGATATTTGGGACGGAATTGTAAGAAAGGGGATAGAGTTAGGGTTTTGAGGGGTAAGGGCTTAGGAAGTGGAGAGCGGAGCGTATGAAATTTTTATGAGGTCGGagagaaaagaaggaaaaaaaactatttttttgtattttataattattagtttGGACAAACTACAGAAACAGTCCTTGAACTTTATTTAAAATCACGTTTCAATTACCAAGTTTCAAAAATTACATCACAGTCACTAACATTTTCATTAACTTCTTTTTAGCTAATTCAAAATGTTAATCACTAACTTCACCCACCAATAATCATTTATTCAAAtagtttaataaatatattttttgaaataaaatattttattcttccaggtttctatttattttgagtaattattttatgcgaatatttttaaattaatgtcACAATTGTCATTTTTTTTCTATATTCTATAAGAAACGTATgagaatttttcctttttaatacaCATAATAGATATATATTAGTTTTATCCGTCTTGTCAATCTTTGGATTGTACCCTTTGTCTTCATTTCTTCACTGTTTCTCAACTTTCTGAAAACCCAGAAAAAGAAAGAGGAAAACCTTCAGAAATTTCGTCCTTTTAGCAATGTTTAGTTACAGTTGCAGAAAATCTCGATTTTTGTATTAAAAAAGAACATGTTTAAAGTGATTTAGATCCCATTATTTCCCTGGGTTTCTTTTTGAAATCATTATGGGTTTTATATTTCAGAGTATGAAAAGTTGTTGATCTGGGTTCTAAAACCGATTGGAGTATAGGTGGGAATTATACGAGTATAATAGTAATCATTAAAAATATTCACTTTTATTTACTTcagaatataatttaattatttataattaaaatggTACGCTTTTAGTCATTTACACTATCATTTTGTTACGAAATAGTAACTCTATTTGTTAAATTTTGTTATCTCCCTAACAGTAATCTTATGTGGCAAtttaaatgggttttaaatgccaattGGGATTATAATAGTTTTTTcagtcaaaatgaaaaataaaactaaaagacAAAAGAAGACGAATAGTTTTTCTTTTCCACTTCAAtgtgtaattaatttaaaatttttaattaattaaatttatttaattaaaaacttattctCGTCTCAATTGGACatctaagttggcatttaaaacccgtTTGGACTGTCAAGTAGGATTGTCGTTAGGGAAATAACGGAGCTTAACAGTAAAGTGACCaattcgtaacaaaacgataacataagtgactaaaacataacatttcaaacataaataactaaaatgtaattttgagtCAAACAAAtgtgactatttttataatttatccgTCTTTAATACTTTATTTTTTGGGCATTTAATTTTAAGCTTTGTTTTATTGCCGATaaatttatttcttaaaaatatcTTCAAGGCTAATTGAATCCTATGAAAAGTGGTAGCATGATTTATGAGTTTTAACTGTAAAAATAAATCAAGTTGCAGAACTCATAGGGATAGGGTTATTGAGAAAATTAGAAATTTGTTGTTTAATACTTCTATATACTatgcttttctttcttttctttattcattTGGGCACTTCCCAACTCTAATTATATTTATTGATTTTACTTTTTGTAACCAACTCTTAAggtttctttccttttttctataaatattaatattatttatttattaagattttgaaaaaaattagaattattgttaaaaaatttaaaagtactAAATTTATATTGAGATAGACAACAGAATCATTTCTCACTTAAGAAATGTTTGTTTTTATCACGTTAGCCAAATTGAGAAATTTACTTTCATTTTTTATTGGACAATGATGACCCGAGATCCATGTATTTAATCTCTCGTGTTTTAGAATATGTAACCTTATTAATGGGCCTTCTGATAGATGAGTATCTAGTAATGGGAATTTCAAGTACAATTTGGCAAAGATCTTTGTTCCAACATTGGGAACAAGTACCAACTCTAAGTTTGGTTTTGATCGGCTTCAGATTAAGTTAACATGATTAAAGAGTCGCTTCAAACATCTCTCGTAGAATTTAACACTTTAATATATTTAATGTTATGTCGCTTGAAGCATCTCTCGTAGAATTTAACACTTGAATATATTCAATATTATGCTATAACTTACATTATTTAATTGATTGGAGGTGAgaagatatcaaaatataataacaacaAAGTTCATAGTATGTATTTCTTATTGTTAACTAATTTCCAATTTATTGGATCGTACAATTAAGGGTCTATAGTTTTGGCATGCCTATATAGAACATTATATAAGGTATGCAAAGTGGAGACAAGAAAGTAAATGATTACCTTGTGATTTTACAATCATAAGGGTAGTATTGACTTTCATAGATAACACCTATCCCTTTGAGAATGTTAAATTCCCTCTTGCTAGGATGTGTTATAAAACGTATTacattttaaacattttgtattGTTAATAATTAGTTGGACTTTTTAGACCTGACCCAAATGCGAAACTTTAGTTTGCTTGAATGTTGAAATCTATGACACTTTTTTTATTTCAACTGAAGTTAAAATGTATATAGAGTTATTTTGATTTTGTACCCTATTGAATCAAAGTCAAGGTTTGATACTCTCTTTAGAGTTTTGGCATGGAATTCCATCCCAATATTCATATCgtatttaaaataattcttttataacagaataaatattaatttatgggtgattttatgtttttacgtaaaatcaagACTCAAATccttatttgatttttataaatatatttttacgcCCTGATAAGTAAGATGGTGTTAAGTCTCTCACATTCATTAATATATTTAGGTAACAGTTTCTCAAGTATGGTTTTCCACGTGTTTCATATGCAACCACAAAATATTAAATTACAACAGTaaagttttatttaatatatatgtttCAATATGAGAAAAAAAAAGTGGTGTATTAACATAGTAATTAGATGGTCTATGGTTTGGTAGGAATATTATTTTGCATGGTTAAAATGTTAAACACGTAATAATAagtgttattttataaaatattaattttgctcataaattaattaattatttaaagaaATACGTATATCATAAATcttaatttaaaaactcaattacaataataaaatgaatacatttatttCTCGATTGCTTTAAAAATATTTAGATCAAATATAATTTTCAAAGACTAAAATATGAGTCAACTAATATTTGAATTCAATAGTCATTTACTAGAAACAAATTGATTAATACcagaggagaaaaagaaagaacccAAAATAAGATATAAGAGTTAGAGGCGGATACAAGGGGCTGGCGGTGACCCTAGCTCTCcctaaaatagaaattttatatttaggctcttgaattttttttaaaattttaaattagtaaatgtaaaattatattttagtaccctaaaattataaaaaattgatttaatcttttaaaaattataaatatatagactataaaaaattagaattttattcGGCCTCCTTAAAAATTTATTCTAGCTTCGCCCCTAACCTCTTAAGATGTAATTTTTCAAGAAACTAAGATGATTTTATTTACAAAATAGGAAAAaagttaaagaaaataaaaccttaaaatgtacatgaaaaaagaaaaaaaggaaaccaGGTATATGGATTCAATAACTCAAATGGCAATGAGAGTGAAAAGCAAAAAAAACAAATAGAAATATTTGGTTATTTTATAAAGGACGCGCTATTGTAAGAGAAAAACAAACATAAAAGATAAGCCCCCACCCAATAaagtttgtttcttttttttttttttaacttaagtTAATGCAAAAAAGTTACGTGAGTTAAGTTTTATTAAAaccaaataattaaatattttaaattgttgTAGTAAGAAGTGTATTAAAACAGTAATGCTCCTACCAAACGTGGTGTTAAAGTCATAGCTACAGTTATAGCTAGATTATTTTGTAGATCTGTTCGTATtggttaaaattttttatattatgtaatataaaacaattaaaatataatattatttatccaTAGATTTTAATGGTTTAAATCAATGAAAATGTAATTTAAGATGAGTATAAATTATAATTCAATATTTTAccatattttatttagttttaatataatagtaaaatgtttTTAagccaattaaaaattaaaataataaaatttgaatggtTTAAATTACTAAATTTTGTCGTACATTAtctatttcaatatttttattttagttttgatataATATTACGAGGGTCTCTTTTTATGGAAAATCTATGTAAGTCCTGCCATGGAGAAATGACAAAAAGAATTCAAGGAATAGGTTCAGTTTGTATTTTGTGTCAATTTCAGGAGGAAGCATTCAATCATTTATTCATACAATGCCCCTTTTCAATAGTAATATGGTTCGGATAAAATCTAGGACTAAGAAATCATCTTGATattatatgtttgatatttgaacaattcgttttttaataatattgaaaatagtaGTTCCGGAACTACAATTCCAACAAGAGAGCCCATAGACAGGGGCGTAGccagggggctggcatgggcctcgaccccccctaaaatggaaattttcattttaggcctttgaaattttttaaaaattttaaattagtaaaggtaaaattacactttgccccaaattcaatttaatcctttacaaattatagaaatataaactataaaaattaaaatttcatccggcccctctaaaaaaattttctggcttcgcccctacccatagatatatttaattaatatttatgagtaaaATATGGTGTACTAGTGAAtcatgatttaatatattttattaattagtcTGTTAGTTAAGGTACAAGTAGTGTGTATTGAAAGTCACGTAGTTTTTAAACATAAGGTATCAAGACCTTATTTCTTTAAACCGAACTcgtgaatatttttattaaatatttacggatctgttatataggtgaattgaagtttggtccaaaaattttagtgattggaTGGTTAGTTaagaaaaaatgactaaatcgtaaaaataataaaagttaaccGATACTtgagtttattaattaaaatgcTTAAATGGTTAAAGTGGGAGGATTTATGAGGAAAATATACCCTTTTTATTTTGGGTGTACGGTTAATgcttgaattttgtttaatttatgtgttaaatttttttattattaaataaaagtatatgTATTTTAAACATAAAAGAATTAGAAAAC from Gossypium arboreum isolate Shixiya-1 chromosome 1, ASM2569848v2, whole genome shotgun sequence harbors:
- the LOC108452984 gene encoding uncharacterized protein LOC108452984 isoform X2 produces the protein MNVADSRDQALSLLTAALNHSDLAVKLSSLKQAKDILSSLDSSSAAELFPYLSDLQRSPHSLVRGFLVEIIEDIGLKSIEHSTVLVPVLVTFLRDVDSNVVKQSIVCGINFFCSVLEELTLQFQQHGKVDQWLQELWMWMVRFKEGVFSIALQPGPVGIKLLALKFLEMHVLLFTSDNVNSEKYIEATRGSRRTFNISWLSGGHPILDPVAVTSDANRTLYILLDMLQSASSLPGSVTITVVNCVLSSSLLRS